A segment of the Candidatus Poribacteria bacterium genome:
CATCACCACCGACAAAGATACGGAGTGTTCCGGTTTCGGATCCGTGTGGTCCTCCGCTTACCGGAGCATCTATCAAGGTCGCATTCTTTTCGGCGAATGCTCTGGCAATGCCCCGCGTTTTTTCCACTTCTGTCGTGCCTAAATCAATAAAGACGTGCCCCTCGCGCGCATTAGGGATGAGGTGTTGTTCTGCGACACTGCAAAAAATATCGGAAGATCGCAAACTGGTCATAATGACATCGCTATTTTTCAGAACGTCCTCGGTATCTTGACCTGCAGTCGCGCCTGTCGCAGCGAGTGCCGCGCATTTTGCGGCATCAATATCATATCCGATGAGGGGGTACCCGGCATTGTGAAGATTCTTCGCCATCCGCCCACCCATGTTTCCGAGTCCAATAAAACCGATTCTGCGGATTTTTAATTCTTCCTTGCGGTTAAATTTCATGCGTTTAAACTCCTGTGTGCGTTCCTCAAATCCGCACTCCATTACATTACGTGCTATGTGTTTTGACGTTATGCCGCACATATCCTTACTTCAGTCTCGACTTAACCCGAAACTTGCTCGCAATAAAATTGAGAGCAGCCCAAGGGACCCATAGTAAAAAAACGATTAGCCTACTGTTGGGGTCATCGTCCATGCGTCTAAACTGTTTAAAATTGCCTCGCCGCCGTGCGCGAAAATTGAGATGCCGAGGCTGTCAGCCCGGGTGGGATAGATACGCTGGGTTAGGCATAACCGACTGTTCGCGAAAACTTCCAGCACCGATCGATCTAAAAAGATATGGAGTTTCAGGGATTCTGCTTCAAGCAGTTTAAACGGTGCTTCCTGTGAATGTGTATAGCGTTCTCCGCCGTCTTCATCTTGTGGTGTCAGGCGCGGATATTTTACGTCGTCATCCAAAGTTGATTTCGTGAGATCAATTTGAAGGAATCCGTTGGCGGACGAATATACAATCGCGGTTTCCTCCTCACCATCAGGCGAACAGCGAACCTTTATACCGAATTCTGTAGCATCCCTCGGCTCAATTTCCACCTGTATTTCAAGACAATCACCCTTTACATCTTCAATCCCAATCTCCGTATCCGCATCGAGTCGGGTTGTTTCTTCCTGGTGATGCTGAGTTCGGAGTTTTTCGAGTTCTGGAGCAGGTTCGATACAAAGACCTCCGTCTGCATTCAACGATAGGATCCGCGGCAACGTCATCACAGAAGCCCAGCCGTATTTCTCCCATGGACGAACTTCGCGAATCCAACCGAAAAAGATACGGCGTCCCTTATCGTCAAGGAGCGTTTCGGGACCAGAAAGCTGTCCACCTTGCCAGTTCATACGTCCGTGTGTTTCAGGATAGAACTGTGCATCTTCGTAACGCCCGAGGTAGTAATGTGCCATACCGTAAGGACGATGCCCGTGCATCAGGAGCATATATTTATCGCCGATCGGAAAGAAATCGGGACAGGCGCAATCTTCAACCTCATCTGTCCAACGTCGCGAAGACGTGTAGAAGGGTCCGAGGTATTCCCACTGCATGCAGTCGTTCGAACGGAAAAGACTCGTCGCGTCGCCTTCGTATCCCGGTCGGCTGTTTTT
Coding sequences within it:
- a CDS encoding NAD(P)-dependent oxidoreductase, whose translation is MCGITSKHIARNVMECGFEERTQEFKRMKFNRKEELKIRRIGFIGLGNMGGRMAKNLHNAGYPLIGYDIDAAKCAALAATGATAGQDTEDVLKNSDVIMTSLRSSDIFCSVAEQHLIPNAREGHVFIDLGTTEVEKTRGIARAFAEKNATLIDAPVSGGPHGSETGTLRIFVGGDAAVVEKCRSILEVLGEPKYVVYCGPSGTGQIVKGVNQLAMGLGDAAFMEAIAFGVCAGVDPTAIREAVGMGEGWRGQFDRIAKRIIDGEGGTLVIKYPELPYFLAAAEASGFDIPLTEALYEFCKKENYEMFDNMNRPSRSFWRTLTKDSDAEER
- a CDS encoding glycoside hydrolase family 32 protein; this translates as MEPALTTDDLHKRVGNARELREYLSADPHRPRYHLLPPDGFFNDANCTIFWNGRYHVFYLGRMPNPNSDEWLPVLDHSSSCDLVHWIHHPPAIKPAVDGSMPRGIYSGDAIENAPIPTFIYHVPNQGTCIATSEDDDLIHWNPSPANPVIPIPDEPQEYHVFDPCAWYENGFYYALIGNKNSRPGYEGDATSLFRSNDCMQWEYLGPFYTSSRRWTDEVEDCACPDFFPIGDKYMLLMHGHRPYGMAHYYLGRYEDAQFYPETHGRMNWQGGQLSGPETLLDDKGRRIFFGWIREVRPWEKYGWASVMTLPRILSLNADGGLCIEPAPELEKLRTQHHQEETTRLDADTEIGIEDVKGDCLEIQVEIEPRDATEFGIKVRCSPDGEEETAIVYSSANGFLQIDLTKSTLDDDVKYPRLTPQDEDGGERYTHSQEAPFKLLEAESLKLHIFLDRSVLEVFANSRLCLTQRIYPTRADSLGISIFAHGGEAILNSLDAWTMTPTVG